In a single window of the Balaenoptera acutorostrata chromosome 3, mBalAcu1.1, whole genome shotgun sequence genome:
- the ARHGEF40 gene encoding rho guanine nucleotide exchange factor 40 isoform X2, with the protein MEPEPVEDCVQSTLAALYPPFEATAPTLLGQVFQVVERTYREDALRYTLDFLVPAKHLLAKVQQEACAQYSGFLFFHEGWPLCLHEQVVVQLAALPWQLLRPGDFYLQVVPSAAQAPRLALKCLAPGGGRVQELPVPNEACAYLFTPEWLQGVNKDRPTGRLSTCLLSAPSGIQRLPWAELICPRFVHKGGLMVGHRPSTLPPEVPSGPPGLPSPPLPEEALGTRSPGDGHNAPAEGPEGEYVELLEVTLPVRGSPTDADSSSGLSRTRTVPTRKGAGGKGRHRRHRAWMHQKGLGPRDQDGARPPGEGSSAGASPGSPPGAEAEALPEAAALEVSEAPAEALGEASEFCPLRPGEVGGGAGQGAEGPPGTPRRAGKGNRRKKRAAGRGALNRGGDSAPLSPGDKEETSHQEALVSLHLPSEHELPGCGPVKEEHEGSGKPDPEPREELKPADEKEPRPPEACGPVEERAREREQEGPRLVCVAETVQEVKGDSIPEEATPVSSSDDPGVAWDLMSSGCLVLTGGVDQSGRALLTITPPCPPEEPPPSQDVLSAALHYLHSLLRPDLQVLGLSVLLDLRKAPALPPALIPVLSQLQDSGDPPLIQRLLLLTHDDPPTELHGFQGAELLSESDLKRVAKPEELQWDLGGHRDPSPSHWVETHKEVERLCRLCRGVLGSVRRAIEELERAAEPEGEEVAGMPEPLQKVLADPRLTELQRDGGAILMRLRSTHSSKLEGPGPATLYQEVDEAIHQLVRLSNLHVQQQEQRQRLHRLQQVLQWLSGPGEEQLVSFAVPGDSLSALQETELRFRAFSAEVQERLAQAREALALEEDPASQKVLDIFEQRLEQVESGLHRALRLQRFFQQAHEWVDEGSTRLAGAGPGREAVLAALALRRTPEPSAGTFQEMRALALDLGSPAALREWGRCRARCQELEKRVQQQLGAEASPRGHRRRRADSASSGGAQRGSHSPSPSLRSLLLPSSPGPRAAPSHCSLAPCGEDCEEEGPELAPEAEGRPPRTVLIRGLEVTSTEVVDRTCSPREHVLLGRAGGPEGPWGVGTPRMERKRSISAQQRLVSELIACEQEYVATLSEPVPPAGPELTPELRGTWAAALSARERLRSFHRTHFLRELQGCATHPLRIGACFLRHGDQFSLYAQYVKHQHKLENGLAALSPPTKGTMEGGPHLPRALQQPLEQLARYGRLLEELLREAGPEPSSERQALGAAMQLLQEQETRGKDLLAVEAVRGCEIDLKEQGQLLHRDPFTVICGRKKCLRHVFLFEHLLLFSKLKGPEGGSETFVYKQAFKTADMGLTENIGDSGLCFELWFRRRRAREAYTLQAASPEIKLKWTSSIAQLLWRQAAHNKELRVQQMVSMGIGNKPFLDIKALGERTLSALLTGRAARTRASVAVSSFEHAGPSLPGLSPGACSLPARVEEEAWDLDVKQISLAPETLASSGDVSPGPRNSPSLQRPHPGSSTPILASGGILGLSRQSHARALSDPTTPL; encoded by the exons GAGCCTGAGCCAGTAGAGGACTGTGTGCAGAGTACTTTGGCCGCCCTGTACCCACCTTTCGAGGCAACAGCCCCTACACTGTTGGGCCAAGTGTTCCAGGTGGTGGAGAGGACTTATCGGGAGGATGCGCTGAGGTACACGCTGGACTTCCTGGTGCCCGCCAAGCACCTGCTTGCCAAGGTCCAGCAGGAAGCCTGT GCCCAGTACAGCGGTTTCCTCTTCTTCCACGAGGGCTGGCCCCTCTGCCTGCACGAGCAGGTAGTGGTGCAGCTAGCAGCACTCCCCTGGCAGCTGCTGCGCCCAGGAGACTTCTACCTGCAAGTGGTGCCCTCAGCAGCCCAAGCGCCCCGCCTGGCACTCAAGTGCCTGGCCCCAGGGGGTGGGCGAGTGCAGGAACTGCCTGTGCCCAATGAGGCTTGTGCTTACCTGTTCACACCTGAGTGGCTACAAGGCGTCAATAAGGACAGGCCAACAGGTCGCCTCAGCACCTGCCTTCTGTCCGCACCCTCTGGGATTCAGCGACTGCCCTGGGCCGAGCTCATCTGCCCTCGATTTGTACACAAAGGGGGCCTCATGGTTGGACATCGGCCAAGCACACTACCCCCAGAAGTGCCCTCCGGACCCCCAGGGCTCCCCAGCCCTCCACTCCCCGAGGAGGCCCTGGGCACTCGGAGTCCCGGCGATGGGCACAATGCCCCTGCTGAAGGACCTGAGGGCGAGTACGTGGAGCTGCTGGAGGTGACGCTGCCTGTGAGGGGGAGCCCCACGGATGCTGACAGCTCCTCGGGCCTCTCCAGGACCCGGACGGTACCCACCCGCAAGGGTGCTGGGGGGAAGGGCCGGCATCGGAGACACCGGGCGTGGATGCACCAGAAGGGCCTGGGGCCTCGGGACCAGGATGGAGCCCGCCCGCCCGGTGAGGGGAGCAGCGCTGGAGCCTCCCCTGGGTCTCCCCCGGGAGCCGAGGCTGAGGCTCTCCCTGAGGCAGCAGCCCTGGAAGTATCTGAGGCCCCAGCAGAGGCGCTGGGGGAAGCCTCTGAGTTTTGCCCCCTGAGGCCAGGGGAGGTCGGAGGAGGAGCAGGCCAGGGGGCTGAAGGGCCGCCCGGTACCCCTCGGAGagcaggcaaaggaaacaggagAAAGAAGCGAGCTGCAGGCAGAGGGGCTCTTAACCGAGGAGGAGACAGTGCCCCACTGAGCCCTGGGGACAAGGAAGAGAccagccaccaggaagcccttGTCAGTCTGCACCTCCCAAGTGAACACGAGCTTCCAGGATGCGGCCCAGTTAAGGAGGAGCATGAAGGCTCGGGGAAGCCAGACCCTGAGCCGAGAGAGGAGCTCAAACCAGCAGACGAAAAAGAGCCTCGGCCCCCAGAAGCCTGTGGGCCTGTAGAAGAGAGGGCCAGAGAAAGAGAGCAGGAGGGGCCGAGGCTGGTGTGCGTGGCAG AGACTGTGCAGGAAGTGAAAGGGGACAGCATCCCGGAAGAGGCCACTCCAGTCTCCAGCTCTGATGACCCTGGTGTAGCTTGGGACTTAATGTCGTCTGGATGTCTCGTCCTGACTG GAGGGGTGGATCAGAGTGGGCGAGCTCTGCTGACCATTACCCCACCATGCCCTCCTGAGGAGCCTCCACCCTCCCAAGACGTGCTGAGCGCTGCTCTTCATTACCTCCACTCACTGCTCAG GCCTGACCTACAGGTACTGGGGCTGTCAGTCCTGCTGGACCTTCGCAAGGCACCCGCACTGCCTCCAGCACTCATTCCTGTCCTGAGTCAACTTCAG GACTCAGGAGACCCTCCCCTCATTCAGCGGCTGCTGCTTCTCACTCATGATGACCCTCCAACTGAACTCCATGGATTTCAG GGTGCTGAGTTGCTGTCAGAGAGTGATCTGAAAAGAGTGGCCAAGCCAGAGGAGCTGCAGTGGGACTTGGGAGGTCACAGGGACCCCTCTCCCAGCCACTGGGTAGAGACACACAAG GAAGTGGAAAGGTTGTGCCGCCTGTGCCGAGGTGTGCTGGGCTCTGTACGGCGAGCCATTGAGGAGCTAGAGAGAGCAGCAGAGCCAGAGGGAGAG GAGGTGGCAGGAATGCCTGAGCCCCTACAGAAGGTACTGGCAGATCCCCGGCTGACGGAGCTGCAGAGGGATGGGGGAGCCATCCTGATGAGGCTGCGCTCCACCCACAGCAGCAA GCTGGAGGGCCCAGGCCCAGCTACACTGTATCAGGAGGTGGACGAAGCCATTCACCAGCTCGTGCGCCTTTCCAACCTACATGTGCAACAGCAGGAGCAGCGGCAACGCTTGCACCGACTCCAGCAG GTGCTGCAGTGGCTCTCAGGCCCGGGGGAGGAGCAGCTGGTGAGCTTTGCTGTGCCCGGGGACTCCCTGTCTGCCCTGCAGGAGACAGAGCTACGATTCCGGGCTTTCAGTGCTGAGGTTCAg GAGCGCCTGGCTCAGGCGAGGGAGGCCCTGGCCCTGGAGGAGGACCCTGCCTCCCAGAAGGTTCTGGATATCTTTGAACAGCGCCTGGAGCAGGTTGAGAGTGGCCTCCACCGGGCTCTGCGGCTACAGCGCTTCTTCCAGCAG GCACATGAATGGGTGGACGAAGGTTCCACGAGGCTAGCAGGAGCTGGGCCGGGGCGGGAAGCAGTGCTGGCAGCCCTGGCCCTGCGGCGCACCCCGGAGCCCAGCGCCGGCACCTTCCAGGAGATGCGGGCCCTGGCCCTGGACCTGGGCAGCCCGGCGGCCCTGCGAGAGTGGGGCCGCTGCCGGGCCCGCTGCCAAGAGCTGGAGAAGAGGGTTCAGCAACAGCTGGGAGCGGAGGCGAGTCCACGGGGCCACCGGCGACGACGGGCAGACAGTGCCAGCAGCGGAGGGGCCCAGCGGGGCTCCCACAGCCCCTCACCCAGCCTCCGTTCCCTGCTGCTCCCCAGCAGTCCCGGGCCGCGGGCAGCCCCGTCCCACTGCTCCCTGGCCCCCTGTGGGGAGGACTGTGAGGAGGAGGGCCCCGAGCTGGCTCCGGAAGCAGAAGGCAGACCGCCGAGGACCGTGCTGATCCGAGGCCTGGAGGTCACCAGTACGGAGGTGGTAGACAGGACGTGCTCACCCCGGGAACACGTGCTGCTGGGCCGGGCCGGGGGCCCAGAAGGGCCCTGGGGAGTAGGCACCCCCCGGATGGAGCGCAAGCGAAGCATCAG CGCCCAGCAGCGTCTGGTGTCTGAGCTGATTGCCTGTGAGCAGGAGTACGTGGCCACCTTGAGTGAGCCAGTGCCACCCGCTGGGCCTGAGCTGACCCCTGAACTGCGGGGCACCTGGGCCGCGGCCCTGAGTGCCCGGGAGAGGCTCCGCAGTTTCCACCGGACACACTTTCTGCGGGAGCTTCAGGGCTGCGCCACCCACCCCCTGCGCATTGGGGCCTGCTTCCTTCGCCAT GGGGACCAGTTCAGTCTTTACGCCCAGTACGTGAAGCACCAGCACAAACTGGAGAATGGTCTGGCTGCCCTCAGTCCCCCAACCAAG GGCACCATGGAGGGGGGCCCTCATCTGCCCCGGGCCCTGCAGCAGCCCCTGGAGCAGCTGGCCAGGTATGGGcggctcctggaggagctcctaagGGAAGCTGGGCCTGAACCAAGTTCTGAGCGCCAGGCCCTTGGGGCTGCCATGCAACTGCTCCAGGAACAAGAGACCCGCGGCAAAGACCTGCTGGCTGTGGAGGCGGTGCGTGGCTGCGAG ATAGATCTGAAGGAGCAGGGACAACTCCTGCACCGGGACCCTTTCACAGTCATCTGTGGCCGGAAAAAGTGCCTTCGCCACGTCTTTCTCTTTGAGCATCTCCTCCTGTTCAGCAAGCTCAAGGGCCCTGAGGGGGGGTCAGAGACCTTTGTTTATAAGCAGGCCTTTAAG ACTGCTGACATGGGGCTAACAGAAAACATCGGGGACAGTGGGCTCTGCTTTGAGCTGTGGTTTCGGCGGCGGCGTGCACGAGAGGCGTACACTCTGCAAGCAGCCTCACCAGAGATCAAACTCAAGTGGACAAGTTCTATTGCCCAGCTGCTGTGGAGACAGGCGGCCCACAACAAGG AGCTCCGAGTGCAGCAGATGGTCTCCATGGGCATTGGGAATAAACCCTTCCTGGACATCAAGGCCCTTGGGGAGCGGACGCTGAGTGCCCTGCTCACTGGAAGAG CCGCCCGCACCCGGGCCTCGGTGGCCGTGTCATCTTTTGAGCATGCCGGCCCCTCCCTTCCCGGTCTTTCCCCGGGAGCCTGTTCCCTGCCTGCCCGCGTCGAGGAGGAGGCCTGGGATCTGGACGTCAAGCAAATTTCCCTGG CCCCAGAAACACTTGCCTCTTCTGGAGATGTGTCCCCAGGACCAAGAAACAGCCCCAGCCTGCAACGCCCACACCCTGGGAGCAGCACTCCCATCTTGGCCAGTGGAGGGATCTTAGGGCTATCCCGACAG AGTCATGCCCGAGCCCTGAGTGACCCCACCACACCTCTGTGA